From a single Nicotiana tabacum cultivar K326 chromosome 8, ASM71507v2, whole genome shotgun sequence genomic region:
- the LOC107786013 gene encoding syntaxin-124-like encodes MNDLFSNSFKKYQDLKKQVQVDDLEGGQVGQSENESIDLAKFFEDVENVKEDMKNVEKLYKKLQESNEESKLVHNAKTVKEIRSRMDSDVSQVLKRVKMIKGKLEALERSNAAHRKIPGCGPGSSADRTRTSVVSGLGKKLKVLMDDFQALRARMNDEYKETVARRYFTVTGEKANDELIENLISSGESESFLQKAIQEQGRGQIMDTISEIQERHDAVKEIEKNLIELHQIFLDMAALVEAQGQQLNDIESHVAHASSFVRRGTEQLTEARELQKSSRKCTCIAIFLIILLVIVLTFPLWWPLLVSKIAN; translated from the exons ATGAATGACTTGTTCTCTAATTCGTTTAAAAAATACCAGGACCTTAAAAAACAGGTCCAAGTGGATGATCTAGAGGGTGGTCAAGTTGGCCAATCAGAAAATGAAAGCATTGATCTTGCTAAATTCTTTGAAGATGTAGAGAATGTGAAAGAGGATATGAAAAATGTCGAAAAGCTCTACAAAAAACTACAAGAATCAAATGAAGAGAGCAAACTTGTACATAATGCCAAGACTGTAAAAGAAATAAGGTCCAGGATGGACTCGGATGTATCACAGGTCTTGAAACGCGTCAAGATGATCAAAGGAAAATTGGAAGCCCTCGAACGATCCAATGCTGCTCATAGGAAAATCCCAGGTTGTGGTCCTGGTTCTTCTGCAGATCGAACGAGGACTTCAGTAGTTAGCGGGTTAGGGAAGAAACTAAAAGTTCTCATGGATGATTTCCAGGCTTTAAGGGCAAGAATGAATGATGAATATAAGGAGACTGTTGCAAGAAGATACTTTACTGTGACAGGAGAGAAGGCTAATGATGAATTGATCGAGAATTTGATATCGAGTGGGGAGAGCGAGTCTTTCCTTCAGAAGGCAATTCAAGAACAAG GTAGAGGCCAGATAATGGACACTATTTCAGAAATACAAGAAAGACATGATGCTGTGAAGGAGATTGAGAAGAATTTGATTGAGCTAcaccaaatatttctagacatggCTGCATTGGTGGAAGCACAAGGCCAACAATTGAATGATATTGAAAGTCATGTGGCACATGCAAGTTCTTTTGTTAGGCGAGGCACAGAGCAACTAACAGAAGCTAGGGAGTTACAGAAAAGCTCAAGAAAGTGTACTTGCATTGCCATTTTCCTTATCATTTTGCTTGTCATTGTTCTTACTTTTCCTCTCTGGTGGCCATTACTTGTTAGCAAAATTGCAAATTaa
- the LOC107786014 gene encoding protein LAZ1 gives MQRIISISSDYLNRIIQNPHSSYSPPIWATLVAGFFVILTITLSTYLIFEHLSVYKNPEEQKFLIGVILMVPCYAVESFVSLVNPAISVDIGILRDCYESFAMYCFGRYLVACLGGEKRTIEFMKREGRAGSKMPLLEHGSEKGIVKHHFPMNYIFKPWKLGQWVYQVIKFGIFQYVIIKAFTATLAVILETFDVYCEGDFKWNCGYPYMAVVLNFSQSWALYCLVQFYTITKDELSHIKPLYKFLTFKSIVFLTWWQGVVIALFSTLGFFRSPIAQALQFKSSVQDFIICIEMGIASMVHLYVFPAKPYELMGERFTGDVAVLGDYVSADLPVDPDEVRDSERPTKLRLPQPDADDRGGTTIRESVKDIFIGGGEYIVNDLKFTVTHAVEPVEKGIQKLHKISQNIKKHDKGRKTKDDSDVATSSPTRRVIRGIDDPLLNGSVSDSGISRKKHRKKSGNTSAESGGESSTDQNFGGIQVRGRRWVTKD, from the exons ATGCAGAGGATAATATCAATTTCATCGGATTATTTGAATCGAATAATCCAGAATCCTCATAGCAGTTATTCGCCGCCAATATGGGCAACTCTAGTTGCTGGATTCTTCGTAATCCTTACTATCACACTTTCTACGTATCTCATCTTCGAACACCTTTCAGTTTACAAAAATCCCGAG GAACAAAAGTTTTTGATTGGAGTAATATTGATGGTGCCTTGTTATGCTGTTGAATCA TTTGTGTCATTGGTAAATCCAGCGATTAGTGTTGACATCGGGATACTACGTGATTGCTATGAATCCTTTGCCATGTACTGCTTTGGGAGGTATCTTGTTGCATGTTTAG GTGGGGAAAAGAGAACCATAGAATTTATGAAGAGGGAAGGACGTGCAGGTTCAAAGATGCCACTACTAGAGCATGGTTCTGAAAAGGGGATTGTTAAGCATCATTTTCCCATGAATTATATTTTCAAGCCATGGAAACTTGGTCAGTGGGTATACCAAGTTATCAAGTTTGGAATTTTCCAATAT GTGATAATCAAAGCATTTACTGCTACTTTGGCAGTGATTCTTGAAACTTTTGATGTATATTGTGAAGGAGACTTCAAATGGAATTGTGG GTATCCGTATATGGCTGTGGTTTTAAATTTCAGTCAATCATGGGCATTGTATTGCTTAGTTCAATTTTATACTATTACAAAGGATGAATTATCTCACATCAAGCCGCTGTACAAGTTTCTAACATTCAAGTCAATTGTTTTCTTAACTTGGTGGCAAGGCGTGGTGATAGCCCTGTTTTCTACACTTGGTTTCTTTAGAAGTCCAATAGCTCAAGCTTTGCAGTTTAAATCCAGCGTTCAAGATTTCATCATATGCATTGAG ATGGGCATTGCTTCTATGGTTCACCTCTATGTCTTCCCTGCCAAGCCATACGAGCTGATGGGAGAGCGTTTTACGGGAGATGTTGCAGTTCTTGGAGATTACGTATCTGCTGACTTGCCGGTAGATCCTGACGAGGTTAGAGATAGTGAACGTCCCACCAAATTACGTCTTCCTCAACCCGACGCTGATGATAGGGGCGGAACAACCATCAGAGAAAGTGTTAAAGATATCTTTATTGGTGGTGGTGAATAT atagtgaatgacttgaaattcaCAGTAACCCATGCAGTGGAACCTGTAGAGAAAGGAATTCAAAAATTACATAAAATCTCTCAGAACATAAAGAAACACGACAAAGGGAGAAAAACTAAGGACGACAGTGACGTTGCCACATCATCTCCAACACGAAGAGTCATACGTGGGATAGATGATCCCCTTTTGAACGGAAGCGTTAGTGATAGTGGCATTTCTAGGAAGAAGCACCGTAAAAAATCTGGAAATACCAGTGCAGAAAGTGGTGGAGAGAGTAGCACTGATCAGAACTTTGGTGGTATTCAAGTTCGTGGTCGAAGGTGGGTTACTAAGGATTAA